From a region of the Triticum aestivum cultivar Chinese Spring chromosome 7D, IWGSC CS RefSeq v2.1, whole genome shotgun sequence genome:
- the LOC123169636 gene encoding uncharacterized protein encodes MEERAEEIDLSKPRLRAMGKKLPPSTPTAGRRRKGPSLVPLSACKRRRTPEASGWASLPTDVVHLVTSRLLAGDVVDYIVFRAVCSGWRSCTSDARDPTLSRPDLWLRGWVALCDGDGVRPDDAGEIGFFHTRTARRLRVRLPELRRHRIIGLTQGLIILLNKRTAAVRVLHPFTRVVVDLLSLVPVFHDAVRNRNSVLDMNAAVCSASATSIAVVAWFPWTHVLIGAEAGRPTWEVLHRGLFLKSILPFQGRLYATVAMGGSRKIMQLYPRSPHPVLARVPNDFGDQGLCGYFLVESGGQVLLAVHHLTAQHCGAEPFQQHAYKLFALDIDRGELIPVNCLGGHALFLSRDRSLSVSARDLPSVNSNSIYFSLHRDPVVVHSVRTGFSERLAVSCQIHDGKDRIRPSVRPFTIADHLLTYCHPHEWTKGLMFHEYHSIPESFEELRKNIKAKDSKLRIPRVAVC; translated from the exons ATGGAGGAGAGGGCGGAGGAGATCGATCTGAGCAAGCCGAGGCTGCGCGCGATGGGGAAAAAGCTACCCCCTTCTACTCCGACGGCGGGAAGGCGGCGCAAAGGTCCCTCCTTGGTCCCCCTCTCCGCCTGCAAGCGCCGGCGGACCCCTGAGGCAAGCGGCTGGGCTTCCCTCCCCACCGATGTAGTTCACCTCGTCACCAGCCGCCTGCTGGCCGGCGACGTGGTGGACTACATCGTCTTCCGGGCCGTCTGCTCCGGCTGGCGCAGCTGCACGAGCGACGCCCGCGACCCCACCCTGAGCAGACCGGACCTCTGGCTGCGCGGCTGGGTCGCCCTCTGCGACGGCGACGGGGTACGCCCGGACGACGCCGGCGAGATCGGCTTCTTCCACACGCGGACAGCCaggcgcctccgcgtccgcctaCCGGAGCTCCGGCGCCACAGGATCATCGGTTTAACCCAGGGACTGATCATTCTTCTGAACAAACGCACCGCCGCCGTCCGGGTGCTGCATCCCTTCACGCGGGTCGTGGTCGACCTCCTGTCCCTCGTCCCCGTGTTCCACGACGCTGTCAGGAACCGGAACTCTGTGCTTGACATGAATGCCGCGGTCTGCAGCGCGTCCGCGACCTCCATTGCCGTGGTGGCATGGTTCCCGTGGACACATGTGCTGATCGGCGCCGAGGCTGGCCGCCCAACTTGGGAGGTCCTCCACCGAGGGCTCTTCCTTAAAAGCATCTTGCCCTTCCAAGGAAGGCTTTACGCGACGGTCGCCATGGGTGGCTCAAGGAAGATCATGCAGCTGTACCCGAGATCACCACATCCTGTGCTTGCTCGTGTTCCAAATGATTTTGGTGATCAGGGGCTATGTGGCTACTTCCTCGTGGAGTCCGGTGGGCAGGTGCTGCTTGCCGTCCACCATTTAACTGCACAACATTGTGGCGCGGAGCCCTTTCAGCAACATGCCTATAAGCTATTTGCGTTGGACATCGACCGCGGTGAGCTGATCCCAGTGAACTGCCTCGGTGGCCACGCGCTGTTCCTCAGCAGGGACCGGTCCCTCTCTGTTTCAGCCAGGGACCTCCCTTCTGTGAACAGCAACTCCATTTACTTCTCTTTGCACCGTGACCCTGTTGTGGTGCACTCCGTAAGGACAGGTTTCTCTGAGCGGCTAGCAGTGTCATGCCAAATACATGACGGGAAGGATAGGATCCGACCCTCCGTGCGCCCTTTCACCATTGCTGACCATCTTCTAACCTACTGCCATCCTCATGAGTG GACAAAAGGACTCATGTTTCACGAGTACCACTCTATACCTGAATCTTTCGAGGAATTGAGGAAGAACATCAAGGCAAAAGATTCTAAACTACGGATTCCCCGCGTTGCAGTTTGTTGA